In Marivivens aquimaris, one genomic interval encodes:
- the carB gene encoding carbamoyl-phosphate synthase large subunit, with protein sequence MPKRTDIKSIMIIGAGPIIIGQACEFDYSGAQACKALREEGYRVILVNSNPATIMTDPGLADATYIEPITPEVVAKIIEKERPDALLPTMGGQTGLNTALALADMGVLDRLGVEMIGAKRDAIEMAEDRKLFREAMDRLGIENPKATIVTAPTDAKGKKDLKAGLALAMDALEEIGLPAIIRPAFTLGGTGGGVAYNREEYEYYCRSGMDASPVGQILVDESLLGWKEYEMEVVRDKADNAIIVCSIENVDPMGVHTGDSITVAPALTLTDKEYQIMRSASIAVLREIGVETGGSNVQWAVNPKDGRMVVIEMNPRVSRSSALASKATGFPIAKIAAKLAVGYTLDELDNDITKVTPASFEPTIDYVVTKIPRFAFEKFAGSEPYLTTAMKSVGEAMAIGRTFHESMQKALASLETGLTGFDEVDIPGAPDKAAVSAALSKATPDRLRTIAQAMRHGFTNDEIIAITSFDPWFLDRIREIVDAEEVIRKNGLPVDEKGLRRVKMMGFTDARLAKLTGRDEGNVRRARQNLGVKAVFKRIDTCAAEFEAQTPYMYSTYEAPAMGDVECESRPTDRKKVVILGGGPNRIGQGIEFDYCCCHACFALTDQGYETIMINCNPETVSTDYDTSDRLYFEPLTFEHVMEILRVEQENGTLHGVIVQFGGQTPLKLANALDEAGIPILGTSPDAIDLAEDRERFQDLVNRLGLKQPHNGIAHSDAEAMEIAKDIGYPLVIRPSYVLGGRAMEIVRDQAQLDRYIREAVVVSGDSPVLLDSYLSGATEVDVDALCDGETVHVTGIMQHIEEAGVHSGDSACCLPPHTLPQDIIEEIRRQTEALALSLQVKGLMNVQFAVKDGDVYLIEVNPRASRTVPFVAKATDSAIASIAARLMAGEPMSNFPKRAPYPADMDPMATIEQGDPFELADPNTPWFSVKEAVLPFARFPGVDTILGPEMRSTGEVMGWDRSFARAFLKAQLGAGTHLPEEGNVFISIRDGDKGDEMLSAAKIVKELGFGILATRGTASWLTENGVECEIVNKVYEGGRTIVDLLKDGQVQLVFNTTEGAQAVNDSREIRSVALYDKLPYFTTAAGANAAAQAMVARKEGDINVRSLQA encoded by the coding sequence ATGCCGAAGAGAACCGACATCAAGTCGATCATGATCATCGGGGCGGGGCCCATTATCATTGGTCAGGCCTGCGAATTCGACTATTCGGGTGCCCAAGCGTGTAAAGCCCTTCGTGAAGAAGGCTACCGCGTCATCCTCGTGAACTCGAACCCCGCGACGATCATGACCGACCCCGGTCTGGCCGACGCGACCTACATCGAGCCGATCACGCCCGAAGTCGTTGCCAAGATCATCGAGAAAGAGCGCCCCGACGCGCTGCTGCCGACCATGGGCGGCCAGACCGGCCTGAACACCGCGCTGGCACTTGCCGACATGGGCGTGCTCGACCGCCTCGGCGTCGAGATGATCGGTGCAAAGCGCGACGCCATCGAAATGGCGGAAGACCGCAAACTGTTCCGCGAAGCGATGGACCGCCTCGGCATCGAAAACCCGAAGGCCACCATCGTCACCGCGCCGACCGACGCCAAAGGCAAGAAAGACCTCAAGGCCGGCCTCGCACTCGCGATGGACGCCCTCGAAGAAATCGGCCTTCCGGCCATTATCCGCCCCGCCTTCACGCTCGGCGGCACGGGCGGCGGTGTCGCGTATAACCGCGAAGAATACGAATACTACTGCCGCTCGGGCATGGACGCATCGCCGGTGGGCCAGATCCTCGTCGATGAATCGCTGCTCGGCTGGAAAGAATACGAAATGGAAGTTGTCCGCGACAAAGCAGACAACGCCATCATCGTCTGTTCGATCGAAAACGTGGACCCGATGGGCGTTCACACCGGCGACTCGATCACCGTTGCTCCGGCACTGACGCTGACCGACAAAGAATACCAGATCATGCGCTCCGCCTCGATCGCGGTTCTGCGCGAGATCGGCGTTGAAACCGGCGGTTCGAACGTCCAGTGGGCCGTAAACCCGAAAGACGGCCGTATGGTCGTGATCGAAATGAACCCGCGCGTATCGCGTTCGTCGGCGTTGGCCTCGAAGGCGACCGGTTTCCCGATTGCGAAAATCGCGGCGAAGCTGGCTGTCGGCTACACCCTCGACGAACTGGACAACGACATCACCAAGGTCACCCCGGCTTCGTTCGAGCCGACCATCGACTATGTCGTCACCAAGATCCCGCGCTTCGCATTCGAGAAATTCGCAGGCTCCGAACCGTACCTCACCACCGCGATGAAGTCGGTCGGCGAAGCGATGGCCATTGGCCGCACCTTCCACGAGTCGATGCAGAAGGCCCTCGCCTCGCTCGAAACTGGTCTGACCGGCTTTGACGAAGTCGACATTCCGGGTGCACCGGATAAAGCCGCTGTTTCGGCTGCCCTGTCCAAAGCGACCCCCGATCGTCTGCGCACCATCGCTCAGGCGATGCGTCACGGCTTTACCAACGACGAGATCATCGCGATCACCTCGTTCGATCCGTGGTTCCTCGACCGCATCCGTGAAATCGTCGACGCCGAAGAAGTCATTCGCAAGAACGGCCTGCCAGTCGACGAAAAGGGCCTGCGCCGCGTCAAGATGATGGGCTTCACCGATGCCCGCCTCGCCAAGCTGACAGGCCGCGACGAAGGCAACGTGCGCCGTGCGCGCCAGAACCTCGGCGTCAAAGCCGTCTTCAAGCGCATCGACACCTGTGCCGCCGAATTCGAAGCGCAAACCCCCTACATGTATTCGACCTACGAAGCCCCCGCGATGGGCGACGTGGAATGCGAAAGCCGCCCGACCGACCGCAAAAAGGTCGTCATCCTCGGCGGTGGCCCGAACCGTATCGGTCAGGGTATCGAATTCGACTACTGCTGCTGCCATGCATGTTTCGCTCTGACCGATCAGGGTTACGAAACCATCATGATCAACTGCAACCCCGAGACCGTGTCGACCGACTACGACACCTCGGACCGTCTGTACTTCGAGCCGCTGACCTTCGAACACGTGATGGAAATCCTGCGAGTCGAACAGGAAAACGGCACCCTGCACGGTGTGATCGTCCAGTTCGGTGGCCAGACCCCGCTGAAGCTGGCGAATGCGCTGGACGAAGCTGGCATCCCGATCCTCGGCACCTCGCCGGACGCGATCGACCTTGCCGAAGACCGCGAGCGTTTCCAGGATCTGGTCAACCGCCTCGGCCTCAAGCAGCCGCACAACGGCATCGCGCATTCCGACGCCGAAGCGATGGAAATCGCCAAGGACATCGGCTACCCGCTGGTCATCCGCCCGTCCTACGTTCTGGGTGGCCGCGCAATGGAAATCGTCCGCGATCAGGCACAACTCGACCGCTACATCCGCGAAGCCGTTGTGGTGTCGGGCGACAGCCCGGTCCTGCTCGACAGCTACCTGTCGGGTGCGACCGAGGTTGACGTCGATGCGCTTTGCGACGGTGAAACCGTCCACGTGACCGGCATCATGCAGCACATCGAAGAAGCAGGCGTCCACTCGGGCGACTCCGCTTGCTGTCTGCCGCCGCACACCCTGCCGCAGGACATCATCGAAGAGATCCGCCGCCAGACCGAAGCCCTCGCGCTTTCGCTGCAGGTGAAGGGCCTGATGAACGTACAGTTCGCGGTCAAGGACGGCGACGTCTACCTGATCGAGGTCAACCCGCGCGCATCGCGTACCGTCCCGTTCGTCGCCAAGGCAACGGACTCGGCTATCGCGTCGATCGCTGCCCGTCTGATGGCTGGCGAGCCGATGTCGAACTTCCCCAAGCGCGCGCCCTATCCGGCCGACATGGACCCGATGGCAACCATCGAACAGGGCGACCCGTTCGAACTGGCCGACCCGAACACCCCGTGGTTCTCGGTCAAGGAAGCCGTCCTGCCGTTCGCCCGCTTCCCGGGTGTCGATACCATCCTCGGCCCGGAAATGCGTTCGACCGGCGAAGTCATGGGCTGGGACCGTTCCTTCGCCCGCGCCTTCCTCAAGGCACAGCTGGGCGCTGGCACTCACCTGCCCGAAGAGGGCAACGTCTTCATCTCCATCCGTGATGGCGATAAGGGCGACGAGATGCTGAGCGCTGCCAAGATCGTCAAAGAGCTCGGCTTCGGCATCCTCGCGACCCGCGGCACCGCAAGCTGGCTGACGGAGAACGGTGTCGAATGCGAGATCGTCAACAAGGTCTACGAGGGTGGTCGTACCATCGTCGATCTGCTGAAAGACGGTCAGGTCCAGCTGGTGTTCAACACCACCGAGGGCGCACAGGCCGTCAACGACAGCCGCGAAATCCGCTCGGTCGCGCTCTACGACAAGCTGCCGTACTTCACCACGGCAGCAGGCGCCAACGCAGCGGCGCAGGCGATGGTCGCCCGCAAGGAAGGCGACATCAACGTCCGCAGCCTTCAGGCATAA
- a CDS encoding aminodeoxychorismate synthase component I → MWIQFDRGPDGAPAAFDSPRKTIEAHTPDEVPAALDALADVDGWLAGYCSYELGYALEPKLLPLMPEGRKLPLLRFGVYDSPIEGRAFEGQGHLADITPVWSAEDHAAAISKVRDYIGAGDIYQANLTFPINAKALGTPEGLYHSLMQRQAVGHGALVLQDDCPAILSRSPELFFRTDGGMIETVPMKGTQPRGATPEEDAAIVEWLHNDEKNRAENLMIVDLLRNDISRVSKPGSVHVPDLFRVNTFATVHQMVSRVKAELMPDMGLADILRALFPCGSITGAPKVRAMEIIHELEVGARDIYCGTIGWWAPDGRSEFNVAIRTVMLDGQQAKLNVGGGVVWDSTAASEYEEALWKARFAELPPMTAD, encoded by the coding sequence GTGTGGATTCAGTTTGATCGTGGACCAGATGGCGCTCCGGCAGCCTTTGATTCTCCGCGAAAAACCATCGAAGCCCATACACCGGACGAGGTTCCGGCTGCTCTTGATGCGCTGGCTGATGTCGATGGCTGGCTGGCCGGTTATTGCTCTTACGAGCTTGGTTATGCGCTAGAGCCGAAATTACTTCCCCTGATGCCCGAAGGTCGCAAACTGCCGCTTTTGCGGTTCGGCGTTTATGATTCTCCGATTGAGGGGAGGGCGTTCGAAGGGCAGGGGCATCTGGCCGACATCACGCCCGTCTGGAGCGCAGAGGACCACGCCGCCGCCATATCAAAAGTGCGCGACTATATCGGTGCGGGCGACATCTATCAGGCCAATCTGACCTTTCCGATTAATGCTAAGGCATTGGGGACGCCCGAGGGGCTTTATCATTCGCTGATGCAGCGGCAGGCGGTCGGGCACGGTGCGCTGGTGCTTCAGGATGACTGCCCTGCGATCCTTTCGCGCTCGCCCGAACTGTTCTTCCGCACGGACGGCGGGATGATCGAAACGGTCCCGATGAAGGGCACACAGCCGCGCGGCGCAACGCCGGAAGAAGACGCGGCCATCGTCGAATGGCTGCACAACGATGAAAAGAACCGCGCTGAAAACCTGATGATCGTCGACCTGCTGCGCAACGATATTAGCCGCGTCAGCAAACCGGGGTCGGTGCATGTCCCCGACCTGTTCCGCGTGAATACCTTTGCCACCGTTCACCAGATGGTCAGCCGCGTGAAGGCCGAGCTGATGCCGGACATGGGGCTCGCCGATATCCTGCGGGCGCTGTTCCCGTGCGGGTCGATTACAGGCGCGCCCAAGGTCCGCGCGATGGAGATTATCCACGAACTCGAAGTCGGCGCGCGCGATATATATTGCGGCACCATTGGATGGTGGGCGCCTGACGGGCGGTCGGAATTCAACGTGGCGATCCGCACTGTCATGTTGGACGGCCAGCAGGCCAAGCTAAATGTAGGAGGCGGTGTCGTCTGGGACTCCACCGCTGCATCCGAATACGAGGAAGCCCTATGGAAAGCCCGCTTCGCGGAACTGCCCCCGATGACTGCCGACTGA
- a CDS encoding aminotransferase class IV, with protein sequence MESPLRGTAPDDCRLIETMGRDGDAVRYLPFHLDRMAAGAEALGYPFNRALAEELLSELPEGGRIRMTLGAEGDLSVTGGHLDPNPAQWRVMIAAERLQSDDPWLRVKSTNRALYTRLREVLPEGVDEYLCLNEKDEVCEGTITNIFITTAEGERLTPPVSSGLLPGVLRRHLLETGYEERVLHLSDLVEAREIHFGNALRGLIPAVLLPVA encoded by the coding sequence ATGGAAAGCCCGCTTCGCGGAACTGCCCCCGATGACTGCCGACTGATCGAAACGATGGGGCGCGATGGCGATGCCGTCCGCTATCTGCCGTTCCACCTCGACCGTATGGCAGCGGGAGCCGAGGCGCTGGGGTATCCCTTCAACCGCGCACTGGCCGAAGAACTGCTGTCCGAGCTTCCCGAAGGTGGGCGTATCCGCATGACGCTTGGCGCTGAGGGCGATCTGTCCGTCACCGGCGGGCACCTCGATCCCAACCCCGCCCAATGGCGCGTCATGATCGCGGCGGAGCGGCTGCAATCGGACGATCCGTGGCTGCGGGTGAAATCGACGAACCGTGCGCTTTACACCCGCCTGCGCGAAGTGCTGCCCGAAGGCGTCGACGAATACCTCTGCCTCAATGAAAAGGACGAGGTGTGCGAGGGCACGATCACCAATATCTTCATCACCACCGCCGAGGGTGAGCGCCTCACGCCGCCCGTTTCCAGTGGTCTACTTCCAGGGGTGCTGCGTCGGCATCTGCTCGAAACCGGGTACGAGGAGCGGGTTCTGCACCTCTCCGACCTCGTCGAAGCGCGCGAAATCCACTTCGGGAACGCTTTACGTGGCTTGATTCCCGCGGTTCTGCTGCCCGTCGCTTGA
- the aspS gene encoding aspartate--tRNA ligase, which produces MHAYRSHTCAQLTKDNVGETVRLSGWVHRVRDHGGILFIDLRDTYGVTQVLCDPDSAAFADVEKVRSEWCIRIDGEVKARDPELVNPKLPTGEIEVFVRDIEVLGAAKELPLMVFGDQEYPEETRLKYRYLDLRRDVMQESMKMRSDVVRSMRTRMWDNGFREFQTPIITASSPEGARDFLVPSRLHPGKFYALPQAPQQFKQLIMVSGYDKYFQIAPCFRDEDPRADRSPTDFYQLDMEMSFVTQQDVFDTISPVLAGVFEEFGGGRKVDAPNEWPQISYRDAALWYGTDKPDLRNPIKMQVVSEHFAGSGFAIFAKLLEQEGTEIRAIPAPTGGSRKFCDRMNAFAQKEGLPGMGYIFWRETDGQMEAAGPLAKNIGPERTEAIRQQLGLGVGDAAFFLGGKPATFEKVAGKARTVIGDELGLTETDRFAFAWIVDFPIYEKDEETGAIDFEHNPFSMPQGGMDALLGDPLEVKGYQYDLACNGYELVSGAIRNHKPEIMIKAFELAGYGEEEVKNRFGALFNAFHYGAPPHGGCAAGIDRIVMLLADQSNIREVMMFPMNQRAEDLMMNAPSDPSNEQLRELSLRVIPQDD; this is translated from the coding sequence ATGCACGCCTACCGCTCCCATACCTGCGCGCAACTGACCAAAGATAACGTCGGCGAAACCGTTCGCCTGTCCGGCTGGGTCCACCGCGTGCGTGACCACGGTGGTATCCTGTTCATCGACCTTCGCGACACCTATGGCGTGACCCAGGTTCTGTGCGACCCCGACTCGGCTGCGTTTGCTGACGTCGAAAAGGTCCGCTCGGAATGGTGTATCCGCATCGACGGCGAAGTGAAGGCCCGCGACCCCGAACTGGTGAACCCGAAGCTCCCGACCGGTGAGATCGAGGTTTTCGTTCGTGACATCGAAGTCCTCGGCGCTGCCAAGGAACTGCCGCTGATGGTCTTCGGCGATCAGGAATACCCCGAAGAAACCCGTCTGAAGTACCGCTACCTCGATCTGCGCCGCGACGTGATGCAGGAAAGCATGAAGATGCGTTCGGACGTCGTTCGTTCGATGCGTACCCGCATGTGGGACAACGGATTCCGCGAATTCCAGACCCCGATCATCACCGCGTCCTCGCCCGAAGGCGCCCGCGACTTCCTCGTGCCGTCGCGTCTGCACCCGGGCAAGTTCTACGCGCTGCCGCAGGCTCCGCAGCAGTTCAAGCAGCTGATCATGGTGTCGGGCTACGACAAGTACTTCCAGATCGCACCGTGCTTCCGCGATGAAGACCCGCGTGCCGACCGTTCGCCGACCGACTTCTACCAGCTCGACATGGAAATGTCGTTCGTCACCCAGCAGGACGTCTTCGACACCATCTCGCCGGTTCTGGCGGGTGTCTTCGAAGAGTTCGGTGGTGGCCGCAAGGTCGACGCGCCGAACGAATGGCCGCAGATTTCGTACCGCGACGCCGCGCTGTGGTACGGTACCGATAAGCCGGACCTGCGCAACCCGATCAAGATGCAGGTCGTATCCGAGCACTTCGCTGGTTCGGGCTTTGCCATCTTCGCAAAACTGCTGGAGCAGGAAGGCACCGAGATCCGCGCGATTCCGGCTCCGACCGGCGGCAGCCGTAAGTTCTGTGACCGCATGAACGCCTTTGCCCAGAAAGAGGGCCTGCCGGGCATGGGTTACATCTTCTGGCGCGAAACCGACGGCCAGATGGAAGCCGCGGGTCCGCTTGCCAAGAACATCGGCCCCGAGCGCACCGAAGCCATTCGTCAGCAACTCGGCCTCGGCGTCGGCGATGCTGCGTTCTTCCTCGGCGGTAAGCCCGCGACGTTCGAAAAGGTCGCTGGCAAGGCGCGCACTGTCATCGGCGACGAGCTTGGCCTGACCGAGACCGACCGTTTCGCTTTCGCTTGGATCGTGGACTTCCCGATCTACGAAAAGGACGAAGAGACCGGCGCTATCGACTTCGAACACAACCCGTTCTCGATGCCGCAGGGCGGTATGGACGCGCTGCTCGGCGATCCGCTTGAGGTCAAAGGCTACCAGTACGACCTCGCATGTAACGGCTACGAGCTGGTTTCGGGCGCGATCCGTAACCACAAGCCGGAAATCATGATCAAGGCCTTCGAACTGGCCGGTTACGGCGAGGAAGAAGTGAAGAACCGCTTCGGCGCGCTGTTCAACGCATTCCATTACGGCGCTCCGCCGCACGGTGGCTGCGCTGCGGGCATCGACCGTATCGTGATGCTGCTGGCCGACCAGTCGAACATCCGCGAAGTCATGATGTTCCCGATGAACCAGCGTGCGGAAGACCTGATGATGAACGCGCCGAGCGACCCGAGCAACGAACAGCTCCGCGAACTCAGCCTTCGCGTCATCCCGCAGGACGACTGA
- a CDS encoding hemerythrin domain-containing protein, protein MSIYEEIKADHARHRELLDKIAATTGDSEERQTAWKEFFYDVKSHAAAEEETFYSPLMSKTWGQDSARHSVEEHAEMDDLMEELQEMDMSSSAWLTKFKQLKHDYEHHMEEEEEDIFSRAKEVIPDSELKGYGEKFRTRKEKELKLVDKKREDHLED, encoded by the coding sequence ATGTCTATTTATGAAGAGATCAAAGCCGACCACGCGCGCCACCGCGAACTGCTCGACAAAATCGCCGCAACAACCGGCGACAGTGAAGAGCGCCAGACCGCGTGGAAAGAGTTTTTCTACGATGTGAAATCCCACGCCGCTGCGGAGGAAGAGACCTTCTACTCGCCGCTGATGTCGAAAACCTGGGGTCAAGATTCCGCGCGCCACTCGGTGGAAGAACACGCCGAGATGGACGACCTGATGGAAGAGCTGCAAGAGATGGACATGTCGTCCTCCGCGTGGCTGACCAAGTTCAAGCAGCTCAAGCATGACTACGAACACCACATGGAAGAGGAAGAAGAGGACATCTTCTCCCGCGCCAAAGAGGTCATTCCTGACAGCGAACTGAAGGGCTACGGCGAGAAGTTCCGCACCCGCAAGGAAAAGGAACTCAAGCTCGTGGACAAGAAGCGCGAAGATCACCTCGAAGACTGA
- a CDS encoding response regulator produces the protein MSEPATVLNSIPPNAEYPLRGQTILLVEDSRFACEAMRLMSQRSGARLRRADTLEHARQHLRTYRPGVVIVDLGLPDGCGETLIADLARATPRVDVLLGTSGDPDGDIRARIAGADGFLPKPVESLGAFQSMILSHLPANTAPDHLRHVRNDVIAPDPLAYRDDLAHAAEVMASDYDRVAIRYLTQFLGGVAHSADDLSLGEAVDALARSHHAGNDIEAKLADLSGLVKNRLEAKDWLCDQ, from the coding sequence ATGTCCGAGCCAGCCACAGTCCTCAATTCCATTCCGCCGAATGCGGAGTACCCCCTGCGTGGTCAGACGATCCTTCTTGTGGAGGACAGCCGCTTTGCCTGCGAAGCGATGCGCCTGATGAGCCAACGGTCGGGCGCGCGGCTCAGGCGGGCGGACACGCTCGAACATGCGCGGCAACACCTGCGAACTTATCGCCCCGGTGTTGTGATCGTAGACCTCGGGCTGCCCGATGGCTGCGGGGAAACGCTGATCGCTGACCTTGCCCGTGCTACGCCGCGTGTCGATGTGCTGCTCGGCACCAGCGGCGATCCCGACGGCGACATTCGTGCGCGGATCGCTGGGGCTGACGGGTTTCTGCCCAAACCCGTAGAAAGCCTTGGCGCGTTCCAGAGCATGATCCTCAGCCATCTCCCCGCCAACACCGCTCCAGATCACCTGCGCCATGTCCGCAACGATGTTATTGCGCCCGACCCTCTTGCCTACCGAGACGATCTTGCTCACGCGGCAGAGGTCATGGCCTCCGATTACGACCGCGTGGCGATCCGCTACCTGACGCAGTTCCTCGGCGGTGTTGCGCATAGCGCGGACGACCTGAGCCTTGGCGAGGCAGTCGACGCTCTCGCCCGCTCGCACCATGCAGGCAATGACATCGAGGCGAAATTGGCCGACCTGTCAGGGCTGGTCAAAAACAGGCTCGAAGCAAAGGACTGGCTTTGTGACCAATGA
- the mce gene encoding methylmalonyl-CoA epimerase, producing MIGRLNHVAIAVPDLGAAAAQYRDTLGANVGAPQDEPDHGVTVVFIELPNTKIELLYPLGDNSPINGFLEKNPSGGIHHICYEVDDIIAARDQLKEKGARVLGTGEPKIGAHGKPVLFLHPKDFNGCLVELEQV from the coding sequence ATGATCGGACGATTGAACCACGTAGCCATTGCCGTGCCTGACCTTGGGGCCGCAGCGGCGCAATACCGCGATACCTTGGGCGCCAATGTCGGCGCACCGCAGGACGAGCCGGATCACGGTGTGACGGTGGTGTTCATCGAACTGCCGAACACCAAGATCGAGCTGCTGTACCCGCTGGGCGACAACTCTCCGATCAACGGGTTTCTGGAAAAGAACCCCTCGGGCGGTATCCACCACATCTGCTACGAGGTCGACGACATCATCGCGGCCCGTGACCAGCTGAAGGAAAAGGGCGCGCGCGTTCTGGGCACCGGAGAGCCGAAGATCGGCGCGCACGGCAAGCCCGTGCTGTTCCTGCATCCCAAGGACTTCAACGGGTGTCTGGTCGAGCTCGAACAGGTGTGA
- a CDS encoding DUF1467 family protein — protein sequence MGPTSAIVLFAVIWFMTFFVMLPIRLQTQGEVGDHVEGTHSSAPADGAAHVKRKALITTVVAIVLWGLIAGVILSGVITVRDLDWFQRMSTPEVSLDN from the coding sequence ATGGGCCCGACATCCGCAATCGTCCTCTTCGCCGTGATCTGGTTCATGACCTTCTTCGTCATGCTGCCGATCCGCCTGCAAACCCAAGGCGAGGTAGGTGACCATGTGGAAGGGACGCACTCCTCTGCGCCTGCGGATGGCGCGGCGCACGTCAAACGCAAGGCACTGATTACCACCGTGGTGGCTATCGTGCTGTGGGGTCTGATCGCGGGCGTTATCCTGTCGGGCGTGATTACCGTGCGCGACCTCGACTGGTTCCAGCGCATGTCGACGCCGGAAGTGTCGCTGGACAACTGA
- a CDS encoding EI24 domain-containing protein has protein sequence MIFADFAKAIEQLSDHRFQRVVLKGVGLSFALLAGIYFLILTVIQVFVPETLSLPWIGDITWASSALSFGSLALMMVLSVFLMIPVASAITSFFLDDVAEAVEDKYYPGLPPVRPMGLWEGAKDGLHFLGILIVGNLVALVASLLLPFLAFAIFYGLNGYLLGREYFQLAAARRLGRKEAETLRKQNPWQIWMAGCLMAVPLSIPLLNLLIPVLGAATFTHLYHRLARR, from the coding sequence ATGATCTTTGCCGACTTTGCCAAAGCGATCGAACAGCTCTCGGACCACCGCTTCCAGCGCGTGGTCCTGAAAGGCGTCGGCCTGAGCTTTGCGCTGCTGGCGGGGATCTATTTCCTGATCCTGACGGTCATTCAGGTCTTCGTCCCTGAAACCCTGTCCCTGCCGTGGATTGGTGACATCACTTGGGCGTCGAGCGCGCTGTCCTTTGGCTCGCTCGCGCTGATGATGGTGCTGTCGGTGTTCCTGATGATCCCCGTGGCCTCGGCCATCACGTCGTTCTTTTTGGACGACGTGGCCGAAGCGGTGGAGGACAAGTACTACCCCGGCCTGCCGCCTGTCCGCCCGATGGGCCTGTGGGAAGGCGCAAAGGACGGCCTGCATTTCCTCGGCATTCTGATCGTCGGCAACCTTGTGGCGCTCGTGGCGTCGCTGCTGCTGCCGTTCCTAGCCTTCGCGATCTTCTACGGGCTGAACGGCTACCTTCTGGGCCGCGAGTATTTCCAGCTCGCCGCCGCGCGCCGCCTAGGCCGCAAAGAAGCCGAAACGCTACGCAAGCAGAACCCTTGGCAGATCTGGATGGCGGGCTGCCTGATGGCTGTCCCGCTGAGTATTCCGCTTTTGAACTTACTGATACCGGTCCTCGGTGCGGCGACGTTCACGCACCTCTATCACCGGCTGGCGCGTCGCTGA
- a CDS encoding nitroreductase family protein, protein MSDITIKPLSKDDHVLDFLLTRRSRPAKTIKAPAPDRDALDIILTAAARTPDHGALVPWRFVVLEKKALENYADALQGAGERLGLAQADIDKPKGTYANSPMAVAVIASPVEAAKVPEAEQLYSAAAVCLSLVNAALATGWAASWVSGWHSHDPQFMNEQLGVAAHEKCVGIVHLGTEGATPPERARPDLSKIVTWKSE, encoded by the coding sequence ATGTCCGATATTACGATCAAACCGCTTTCCAAGGACGACCACGTCCTCGATTTCCTTCTCACCCGCCGCTCGCGCCCCGCGAAGACGATCAAGGCCCCTGCGCCGGATCGTGACGCGCTGGACATCATTCTGACCGCTGCCGCCCGCACGCCCGATCACGGTGCGCTGGTGCCGTGGCGCTTTGTCGTGCTGGAGAAGAAGGCGCTGGAAAACTACGCGGACGCGCTTCAGGGCGCGGGCGAGCGGCTCGGCCTCGCACAAGCGGATATCGACAAGCCCAAGGGTACCTACGCCAACTCCCCGATGGCTGTGGCCGTCATCGCCTCCCCCGTCGAGGCCGCGAAGGTTCCGGAGGCCGAACAGCTCTATTCGGCGGCGGCTGTGTGCCTCAGCCTCGTGAACGCCGCGCTGGCGACCGGATGGGCCGCGTCGTGGGTGTCGGGCTGGCATAGCCACGATCCGCAGTTCATGAACGAACAGCTTGGCGTCGCAGCGCACGAGAAATGCGTCGGCATCGTCCATCTCGGCACCGAAGGCGCGACCCCGCCCGAACGCGCGCGCCCCGACCTGTCCAAGATCGTGACGTGGAAATCCGAATGA
- a CDS encoding DUF167 domain-containing protein yields the protein MSDLSHLATEGAEISVRVTPKASRNRITVEDDAIRVYVTVVPEDGKANAAVQKLLAKALGVPKSRLELVRGQTSRDKTFRIG from the coding sequence ATGTCCGATCTGTCCCATCTTGCCACTGAAGGCGCGGAAATCAGCGTGCGTGTGACGCCAAAGGCCAGCCGTAATCGCATCACCGTCGAGGATGACGCGATCCGTGTCTATGTGACGGTCGTGCCGGAGGACGGTAAAGCGAATGCCGCCGTACAGAAACTTCTGGCCAAAGCACTTGGCGTGCCGAAATCGCGGCTGGAGCTGGTGCGCGGACAGACGAGCAGGGACAAGACGTTCCGGATCGGCTGA